The proteins below come from a single Alnus glutinosa chromosome 9, dhAlnGlut1.1, whole genome shotgun sequence genomic window:
- the LOC133877634 gene encoding laccase-4-like produces the protein MERWFIGVVLVLVACLFPASVECMERHYKFNVVLKNTTRLCSTKPIVTVNGRFPGPTIYAREDDTVLVKVVNHVKYNVSIHWHGIRQLRTGWADGPAYITQCPIQPGQQYVYNFTITGQRGTLWWHAHIFWLRATIQGALVILPKRGVPYPFPTPHKEEVIVLGEWWKSDVEAVINEALKSGLAPNVSDAHTINGHPGRLSSCPSQGGFTLPVNSSKTYLLRIINAALNEELFFKIAGHQLTVVEVDAAYTKPFKTDTIVIAPGQTTNALLTTDLRTGKYLVAASPFQDAPIAVDNRTATATLHYSGTLSSTATTRIAAPPQNATPIASNFTKSLRSLNSRKYPARVPLKIDRSLLFTVGLGVNPCSTCVNGSRVVADINNVTFVMPTTSLLQAHFFNISGVFTDDFPGNPPIKYNYTGTQPANFQTTNGTRLYRLAYNSTVQLVLQDTGMITPENHPVHLHGFNFFEVGRGLGNYNPKKDPKKFNLVDPVERNTIGVPTGGWTAIRFRADNPGVWFMHCHLEVHTTWGLKMAFVVDNGKGPNQSLLPPPSDLPKC, from the exons ATGGAGCGATGGTTCATCGGAGTCGTCCTAGTGCTGGTGGCTTGCCTGTTTCCAGCGTCAGTGGAATGCATGGAACGACACTACAAGTTCAAT GTTGTTCTGAAGAACACCACAAGATTGTGCTCAACTAAGCCCATTGTCACTGTCAATGGAAGGTTCCCTGGTCCCACCATATATGCCAGGGAGGACGACACAGTGCTTGTTAAGGTGGTCAACCACGTCAAGTACAATGTCAGCATCCACTG GCATGGGATCAGACAACTACGAACAGGTTGGGCTGATGGACCAGCGTACATTACGCAGTGCCCAATTCAACCAGGACAACAATATGTGTACAACTTCACCATCACTGGCCAAAGGGGTACCCTGTGGTGGCATGCACACATCTTCTGGCTCAGGGCCACCATCCAAGGCGCTTTGGTCATCTTGCCCAAGCGTGGGGTTCCTTACCCTTTTCCCACACCCCACAAGGAAGAAGTTATTGTCTTAG GAGAATGGTGGAAATCAGATGTCGAAGCTGTCATTAATGAAGCTTTGAAATCTGGGTTGGCCCCGAATGTCTCTGATGCTCACACCATCAATGGTCATCCAGGACGTCTCTCAAGCTGCCCTTCTCAGG GAGGCTTTACATTGCCAGTAAATTCAAGCAAGACGTACTTGCTACGTATCATCAACGCTGCACTAAATGAGGAGCTTTTCTTCAAGATTGCCGGCCACCAGCTCACCGTTGTCGAGGTTGACGCTGCGTACACAAAGCCCTTCAAAACTGACACCATTGTCATCGCACCAGGCCAGACCACAAACGCCCTCCTCACTACCGATCTTCGAACCGGCAAGTACTTGGTTGCAGCCTCGCCTTTCCAGGACGCACCCATTGCCGTCGACAACAGGACGGCCACCGCCACATTACACTATTCCGGCACTCTGTCCTCCACCGCCACCACTCGCATCGCCGCACCTCCACAAAACGCAACGCCAATAGCCTCAAACTTCACAAAATCCCTCAGAAGCCTCAACTCGAGGAAGTACCCTGCTAGAGTCCCGTTGAAAATCGACCGTTCTCTGCTTTTCACCGTTGGACTCGGCGTTAACCCTTGCTCTACTTGCGTGAATGGCAGCCGCGTGGTGGCAGATATTAACAACGTCACATTTGTGATGCCGACCACTTCACTTCTTCAAGCTCATTTTTTCAATATAAGTGGAGTTTTCACTGATGATTTCCCTGGAAACCCGCCAATAAAGTATAACTACACTGGCACGCAGCCGGCAAACTTCCAGACCACGAATGGAACGAGGCTTTATAGACTTGCTTACAACTCAACGGTACAGTTAGTCCTACAAGATACAGGGATGATAACCCCAGAAAACCATCCGGTTCATCTTCATGGATTCAATTTCTTTGAGGTGGGGAGGGGACTAGGCAATTATAATCCAAAGAAAGATCCGAAGAAATTCAATCTTGTTGACCCTGTGGAGAGGAACACCATTGGAGTACCTACCGGGGGATGGACTGCTATTAGATTCAGGGCTGATAATCCAG GGGTTTGGTTCATGCATTGCCATTTGGAAGTGCACACGACATGGGGCCTTAAGATGGCATTTGTTGTGGACAACGGGAAAGGCCCTAATCAatctcttcttcctcctccaagTGATCTTCCCAAGTGCTAG